In one window of Paraflavitalea soli DNA:
- a CDS encoding MFS transporter: MQTASKKVINGWAMYDWANSVYNLVITTTFFPIYFNAATKDHFKSDEISFLGRKFVNSALYDYAIAAAYLVIALLYPLLTSIADTRGNKKGFMQFFCYMGAIGCSALYFFNGANVEFGIFFFILAAIGYCGSLVFYNSYLPEIAAEQDRDRISARGYSFGYVGSVLLQIIGFVLVIVLPSAGLASRITFLLTGLWWLGFAQITFRVLPVSVPSIEKHTAGVFKESFSEIKKVYGQVKLMPVLKRFLRGFFFYSMGVQTVMLAATMFGSKMLGLNETKLIITVVIIQLVAIIGAWGMSRLSAVYGNLKVLMGVVILWIVICVAAYYTAVLKENGVDPEFHFYGLAIAVGLVMGGIQSLSRSTYSKLMPETKDTASFFSYYDLTEKIAIVIGIFSFGLIEELTGSMKTSVLSLIVFFAIGLIWLYSALYRQNRQKVT, from the coding sequence ATGCAAACTGCTTCCAAAAAAGTGATCAACGGGTGGGCCATGTATGACTGGGCCAACTCTGTGTACAACCTTGTTATTACAACAACGTTCTTCCCCATCTACTTTAATGCTGCTACAAAGGATCACTTCAAGAGTGATGAGATCAGCTTTTTAGGCAGGAAGTTTGTCAATTCTGCGCTGTACGACTATGCGATTGCAGCTGCCTATCTTGTCATAGCCTTGTTGTACCCCCTGCTTACTTCTATTGCCGATACACGAGGCAATAAGAAGGGTTTCATGCAATTCTTTTGTTACATGGGAGCCATCGGCTGCAGTGCTTTGTATTTTTTCAATGGCGCTAATGTAGAGTTTGGCATCTTCTTCTTTATCCTGGCTGCCATTGGTTATTGCGGCAGCCTGGTATTTTATAATTCTTACCTGCCCGAAATTGCCGCAGAGCAGGACAGGGACCGGATCAGTGCGCGGGGATATTCATTTGGCTATGTAGGTAGTGTATTGCTGCAGATCATTGGCTTTGTGCTGGTGATCGTATTGCCCAGCGCGGGGCTGGCTTCCCGTATTACCTTCCTGCTTACAGGGCTTTGGTGGCTGGGCTTTGCACAGATCACTTTCCGGGTATTACCAGTGTCTGTTCCATCCATTGAAAAGCATACGGCGGGTGTGTTCAAAGAAAGTTTTAGTGAGATCAAAAAAGTATATGGCCAGGTAAAACTGATGCCGGTGTTGAAACGCTTTCTGCGTGGCTTCTTCTTCTACAGCATGGGGGTACAAACGGTGATGCTGGCAGCTACCATGTTTGGCAGCAAGATGCTGGGGCTAAATGAAACGAAACTGATCATTACGGTAGTGATCATTCAGCTGGTAGCCATTATAGGGGCCTGGGGTATGTCGAGGTTATCGGCTGTGTATGGCAACCTGAAAGTATTGATGGGTGTAGTAATTCTTTGGATCGTTATTTGCGTAGCTGCTTATTATACGGCTGTACTGAAAGAAAATGGAGTAGATCCGGAGTTTCATTTCTACGGGCTGGCTATAGCTGTAGGGTTGGTAATGGGCGGTATTCAATCGCTGAGCCGGTCTACCTATTCCAAGCTGATGCCTGAAACGAAAGACACAGCTTCTTTTTTCAGTTATTATGACCTCACGGAAAAGATTGCCATTGTGATCGGCATTTTCAGTTTTGGCCTTATAGAAGAGTTGACCGGCAGTATGAAAACATCGGTATTGTCGTTAATCGTTTTTTTTGCTATAGGGCTTATCTGGTTATATTCAGCGCTGTATAGGCAGAATCGTCAAAAAGTAACCTGA